In Bacteroidales bacterium, a genomic segment contains:
- a CDS encoding PD-(D/E)XK nuclease family protein → MSRENICSMSSTPFLKEIARILLNSEEYNLSETCVVFPNKRARLYLSRYMGEITHKPVWAPQYLTIVEMMEKISTCSVADRITLLFSLFNAYRKITGSSESFDLFYPYGETLLADFDEIDKYLVPASDLFTNLSGLKSIDGKFNYLTEDQLNHIQRFWKTFRPGNISENQEGFISLWESLSGIYKEFGAILNEKNIAYEGMAYRKAIEILNSDPLPIAGITRFVFVGFNALNTCEERLFRILKNTGSADFFWDYHTWYTNTDIHEAGFYIRKNITSFPQSKPLPDENLRNTERKLYFVPVSSNSGQASALPHIFNKLNLNAGESENTAVVLADEELLLPALYALPDSVSAVNVTMGYPVGTSIVFSLVDSLYELLKNARTNPSGQVKWYYKDVLSVMTNPLLIKRYSGVIDRFRERAANEHTIYVTLDDILPDLPGEVIFAERLHENACMYLLEVISSVLRDLPGEKSGSKHADPLQIELLFQVYTFLTRLQDILNQQTEVPGRDVLFRLIRKILRNMHIPFSGEPLAGLQLLGILETRTLDFNNVILLSANEGVLPKPSEKPSFIPYNLRSGFGLPTPEHQDAIYAYYFYRLIQRAQNVALVYNSSSGGMKTGERSRFLHQLQYEMRLPFEELQFSSFVGQIPVKAVTYPKDEKALFLLSGYCKENGKCLSPSAINEYLNCGVKFYFHYIASLPQPEEVSAEIDSRMFGTILHESLNILYRDFGVSVITAEHITELLKNEALINNALDASFSKVMTGNTTIEGYNLIVRHVIYKYIRQFLESELRSAPFSIIALENRFQTVIPLTVNGTDLNLNIGGIIDRVDLKDGMVRILDYKTGKVKNRFGLMESLFDGNKYDRNDAAFQVLLYCLIYDQSHPGARLTPGLIFFRQSHEETFSTSIKYGKEPLQDFNTVKNDFELLLKSGLEELFDITVPFIQTENLKTCTYCAYNKICRRT, encoded by the coding sequence GTGAGCAGGGAAAATATCTGCAGCATGTCATCCACTCCATTTCTTAAGGAAATTGCCCGCATATTACTGAATTCAGAAGAATACAATCTTTCAGAGACATGCGTAGTTTTCCCAAACAAGAGGGCCAGGCTGTATCTCAGCCGGTATATGGGAGAAATCACACATAAGCCGGTTTGGGCTCCACAATACCTTACCATCGTGGAAATGATGGAGAAGATTTCAACATGTTCGGTGGCTGACAGGATTACACTGCTTTTTAGTCTGTTCAATGCTTACAGAAAGATTACCGGTTCATCGGAAAGCTTTGATTTGTTTTATCCTTACGGTGAAACGCTGCTTGCCGATTTTGATGAAATTGACAAGTACCTTGTGCCGGCATCAGACCTGTTTACGAACCTGTCGGGACTTAAATCCATTGACGGTAAATTCAACTACCTTACCGAAGATCAGCTCAATCATATACAACGCTTCTGGAAAACTTTCAGGCCGGGAAATATTTCTGAAAACCAGGAAGGTTTTATCAGCTTATGGGAATCACTCTCGGGAATATACAAAGAATTCGGTGCTATTCTGAATGAAAAAAATATAGCCTATGAAGGTATGGCATACAGGAAGGCTATTGAGATTCTAAATTCTGATCCTTTGCCCATAGCGGGAATCACCCGGTTTGTTTTTGTGGGATTCAATGCACTGAATACATGTGAAGAAAGATTATTCCGCATTCTGAAAAATACAGGATCAGCTGATTTTTTCTGGGATTACCATACATGGTACACAAATACCGACATTCATGAAGCCGGTTTTTACATCCGCAAAAACATCACAAGCTTTCCACAATCAAAACCTCTCCCAGATGAAAACCTGCGTAACACTGAAAGGAAGCTTTATTTCGTTCCGGTGTCGTCAAACAGCGGACAGGCATCAGCTTTACCCCATATCTTTAATAAACTAAACCTTAATGCCGGTGAATCAGAAAACACGGCGGTGGTTCTTGCAGACGAGGAGCTTCTTTTGCCTGCACTTTATGCATTGCCTGATTCTGTATCTGCCGTCAATGTAACCATGGGATACCCGGTTGGGACATCTATTGTTTTTAGTCTGGTGGATTCGTTGTATGAATTGCTGAAAAACGCCAGGACAAACCCTTCAGGCCAGGTTAAATGGTATTATAAAGATGTTCTTTCTGTAATGACCAATCCCCTGCTTATTAAACGATATTCCGGTGTGATCGATCGTTTCAGGGAAAGAGCAGCCAATGAGCACACGATATATGTAACCCTGGATGATATACTTCCTGATCTACCGGGAGAAGTGATTTTTGCAGAAAGACTCCATGAGAATGCCTGCATGTATTTACTTGAAGTGATCAGTTCTGTTTTGCGCGATCTTCCGGGGGAAAAAAGCGGAAGCAAACATGCCGATCCGCTGCAAATTGAGTTGTTATTCCAGGTATATACCTTTCTGACGCGGCTACAGGATATTCTGAATCAACAAACTGAGGTACCGGGACGGGATGTGCTTTTCAGATTGATCCGTAAAATTCTCCGGAATATGCATATTCCCTTCAGCGGTGAACCGCTTGCCGGTTTACAGTTATTGGGGATACTTGAAACAAGGACTCTCGATTTTAACAATGTGATCCTGTTATCAGCCAATGAAGGGGTTCTTCCCAAACCTTCTGAAAAACCGTCTTTCATACCCTATAATCTCCGGTCGGGTTTCGGACTGCCTACACCGGAACATCAGGATGCAATCTATGCATATTATTTCTATCGGCTGATTCAGAGGGCTCAGAATGTGGCACTGGTTTATAATTCGTCTTCAGGCGGAATGAAAACAGGTGAGAGAAGTCGTTTTCTACACCAGTTACAGTATGAAATGCGACTTCCGTTCGAGGAATTGCAATTCAGCTCATTTGTCGGGCAAATCCCTGTAAAAGCTGTAACTTATCCTAAAGATGAAAAAGCCCTTTTCCTGCTTTCCGGTTATTGCAAGGAAAATGGAAAATGCTTATCACCGAGCGCTATAAATGAGTATTTAAATTGTGGCGTTAAATTCTACTTTCACTATATCGCATCCCTTCCTCAACCAGAGGAAGTTTCAGCAGAAATCGATTCAAGGATGTTCGGAACCATCCTTCATGAAAGTCTGAATATTCTTTACAGAGATTTCGGCGTTTCAGTCATAACCGCGGAACATATTACCGAACTGCTTAAAAACGAAGCGCTTATCAATAATGCCCTTGATGCATCATTTTCAAAGGTGATGACGGGAAACACGACTATTGAAGGGTATAACCTGATTGTACGCCATGTGATTTACAAGTATATAAGGCAGTTTCTCGAATCGGAACTCCGGTCAGCTCCTTTCAGTATTATTGCCCTTGAAAACCGTTTCCAAACAGTAATTCCTTTAACAGTGAACGGCACGGATCTCAACCTCAATATCGGGGGAATTATCGACAGGGTTGATTTAAAAGACGGCATGGTCAGAATACTCGATTATAAAACCGGAAAAGTTAAGAACCGGTTCGGACTGATGGAATCGCTCTTCGATGGAAACAAATACGACAGGAATGATGCGGCATTCCAGGTTTTGCTGTATTGTCTTATCTATGACCAGTCCCATCCGGGAGCCAGGTTGACCCCCGGCCTTATATTTTTCAGGCAAAGTCATGAAGAAACGTTCAGCACTTCAATTAAATACGGAAAAGAACCATTGCAGGATTTCAATACTGTAAAAAATGACTTTGAATTGTTGCTGAAATCAGGTTTGGAAGAATTGTTTGATATCACCGTTCCCTTTATTCAAACCGAAAACCTCAAAACCTGTACCTATTGTGCCTATAACAAGATCTGCCGCCGCACCTAA
- a CDS encoding ATP-binding protein: MNGIAGLDIFSFSILFMGLLFLFFRSATPTRDIRFLLGLLITDTLAYVFFMILEWLNITHQLESVENLVGASVPMMWAFFIYSIIQNGITKDLAINRENLRITLNSIGDAVIATDVKGRITQLNPAAESLLSLKVSDCLGKRTEELFTFIEISTRKKISNPIERVLESGKLIKIGLNTVLQTKSNKEFYISDSAAPIYNDHNEICGVVLVFSDMTERFRQEEKIRQHEERFKLAIGASKAALWDWFFDTGKVVYDDRWAEIIGYTLQELEPLTMDTWRKRVHPGDLINLEELIEAHSRGTIDFIEHESRLKHKNGEWIWVIARGRIVQRDKQNNPLRMTGTLIDISRQKKNEDDLKAQIEQNRMLNQEYAQKNKELIESIDHIRKINAELVEARMNAEESYKLKSAFLANMSHEIRTPMNGIIGFSELLNDSKIPEDKRINYAGIVIDSSKQLLNIVNDILDFSRMETGKISLSFEEVVVNDMMNILYAFFEPQAKAKSLKLTAYKPLSNDKSVIITDKTRLRQILTNLLNNAIKFTDQGSVEFGYKKSRTEIEFFVEDTGIGISPELHEKIFEPFRQAELEISNQFGGTGLGLSISRKLTEYLDGKIWLDSKPGAGSTFHFTLPLKPDKSGDTKIRSEKRLPNKKMYNMLVLVVEDDDVNYLFLETILSKSQIKTIRAANGLEAVELCRQNQDINLVLMDIKLPFLNGYDATRQIKEFRPQLPIIAQTAYAMHEDRKKAMDAGCNGYISKPIIATELFNLIDTYGKKMSS; the protein is encoded by the coding sequence ATGAACGGAATTGCCGGACTTGACATCTTCAGTTTTTCAATCCTTTTCATGGGACTTTTGTTCCTGTTTTTCAGATCTGCAACGCCTACCCGTGACATCCGGTTTCTTCTTGGCCTCTTAATTACAGATACACTGGCTTATGTTTTTTTCATGATACTGGAATGGCTTAACATTACTCACCAGCTTGAATCGGTTGAAAATCTTGTCGGCGCTTCTGTTCCGATGATGTGGGCTTTCTTTATTTATTCTATTATTCAGAACGGTATTACTAAGGACCTGGCTATAAACCGTGAAAATCTGAGGATTACGCTCAACTCAATAGGTGATGCGGTGATTGCAACAGACGTTAAAGGCAGGATCACTCAACTGAATCCCGCTGCAGAATCACTTCTCAGCTTAAAAGTAAGCGATTGCCTGGGGAAGAGAACAGAAGAGTTATTCACCTTCATTGAAATTTCAACACGAAAAAAAATAAGCAATCCGATTGAGAGAGTGCTGGAATCAGGAAAACTGATCAAAATCGGACTGAATACCGTTCTCCAGACAAAATCGAATAAGGAGTTTTATATTTCGGACAGCGCCGCTCCCATTTATAATGATCATAATGAAATCTGCGGGGTTGTGCTTGTATTCAGCGACATGACGGAACGTTTCAGGCAGGAAGAAAAAATACGCCAGCATGAGGAGCGGTTCAAACTGGCCATTGGAGCATCAAAAGCCGCATTGTGGGATTGGTTCTTTGATACAGGCAAAGTGGTATATGATGACCGTTGGGCTGAAATAATCGGATATACTCTGCAAGAACTTGAACCTCTCACAATGGATACCTGGCGTAAACGTGTGCATCCGGGTGATCTCATTAACCTTGAGGAACTCATTGAAGCACATTCACGCGGAACAATTGATTTTATTGAACATGAGAGCCGGCTGAAACATAAGAACGGTGAATGGATATGGGTGATAGCCCGCGGGAGAATAGTTCAGCGGGATAAACAGAATAACCCGTTGCGAATGACAGGCACATTGATCGATATCTCACGGCAAAAGAAAAATGAAGATGATCTGAAGGCTCAGATTGAACAAAACCGGATGCTTAACCAGGAATATGCTCAAAAAAACAAAGAACTTATTGAAAGCATTGATCATATAAGGAAAATAAATGCAGAACTTGTTGAAGCCAGGATGAACGCAGAAGAAAGCTATAAACTCAAATCTGCTTTCCTGGCCAATATGAGCCATGAAATCCGCACTCCGATGAATGGAATCATCGGGTTTTCAGAACTCCTTAATGATTCAAAAATTCCCGAGGATAAACGGATTAATTACGCCGGAATAGTAATTGACAGCAGCAAACAACTGTTGAACATAGTTAATGATATCCTTGATTTCTCACGGATGGAAACTGGTAAGATTTCCCTGTCCTTTGAAGAAGTTGTGGTGAATGATATGATGAACATATTATATGCCTTTTTTGAGCCACAGGCAAAGGCAAAATCATTGAAACTTACAGCTTACAAACCTCTGAGCAATGATAAAAGCGTTATTATAACCGATAAAACGCGTTTAAGACAGATTCTTACAAACCTCCTGAACAATGCAATCAAGTTCACAGATCAAGGCAGTGTTGAATTCGGTTATAAGAAAAGCAGGACTGAAATTGAATTCTTTGTGGAAGATACCGGAATAGGCATTTCCCCGGAACTACATGAAAAAATATTCGAACCGTTCAGGCAGGCTGAACTGGAAATAAGCAACCAGTTTGGAGGAACAGGATTGGGATTGAGCATTTCAAGAAAACTTACAGAGTACCTGGATGGAAAGATATGGCTGGATTCGAAACCCGGTGCAGGTTCAACATTTCATTTTACATTGCCTTTAAAACCGGATAAATCAGGTGATACAAAAATCAGAAGTGAAAAAAGATTGCCAAATAAAAAAATGTATAATATGTTAGTTCTTGTTGTGGAAGATGATGATGTCAACTACCTGTTTCTTGAAACCATCCTGTCAAAAAGCCAGATCAAAACAATCCGGGCAGCCAACGGATTGGAAGCTGTCGAACTCTGTCGTCAGAATCAGGATATAAACCTTGTTCTGATGGATATCAAGCTCCCTTTCTTAAACGGATACGACGCGACCCGTCAGATTAAGGAGTTCCGACCGCAACTGCCCATTATTGCCCAGACAGCCTACGCGATGCATGAGGACAGAAAAAAAGCCATGGATGCAGGTTGCAATGGATATATTTCAAAACCCATCATTGCAACTGAATTGTTTAATCTTATTGACACCTACGGGAAGAAAATGTCATCCTGA
- a CDS encoding DnaJ domain-containing protein: MKDYYQILRVRPDASIDEIKQSYRLLAKEYHPDVNKSPDAQEKFCEITEAYDYLINHVKRPVFTRTYESYPHAPQNNEAYEKFVNEARERARRQARMRYEKFKKQHEAFQESGINDIALLFTMFMRLFSLFLFIFLCFTPIVLAFAIHWSGILVLFLTWPFAFGIGWYYHDNRKNYFKPGEFYYSFSRIMNKIKSTHPSAEKCFYCPGKTANSSPYKLELLKLQDIKLNKDSNILRSANYVTRSISIFVPRSQKALVIHTLTVLIKVLCITGCLVFLNFPSLVWRLIAGFAGAAFLSGILLTAFSTRSNISYLYNTGFFIRISIWLTAICLASRFNIDPLRIYTTDAIHFIIAVILMCDCLVMQLINVVLGKSASYPVSYQPPEIIQKFNEGYRAYNDIPLISIMYPVFKWIFG; encoded by the coding sequence ATGAAAGATTACTATCAGATCCTGCGTGTAAGACCTGATGCTTCAATCGATGAAATCAAACAGTCATACCGGTTGCTTGCCAAAGAATACCATCCCGATGTAAACAAATCACCCGACGCCCAGGAAAAATTCTGTGAAATCACCGAGGCTTATGATTACCTGATCAATCATGTAAAACGGCCTGTTTTTACAAGAACATATGAATCATACCCTCATGCGCCTCAAAATAACGAGGCCTATGAGAAATTCGTGAATGAAGCCCGTGAACGCGCCAGACGACAGGCAAGGATGCGTTATGAAAAATTCAAAAAACAGCATGAAGCCTTCCAGGAGAGCGGAATAAATGATATAGCCCTCTTGTTCACTATGTTTATGAGGCTATTCAGTCTTTTTCTGTTTATTTTCCTATGTTTTACACCCATTGTGCTGGCTTTTGCCATACACTGGAGTGGTATCCTTGTTTTATTCCTTACCTGGCCGTTTGCCTTCGGTATTGGCTGGTATTATCATGACAACCGCAAAAACTATTTCAAACCCGGTGAATTTTACTATTCCTTCAGCCGGATCATGAACAAGATAAAGAGTACCCATCCCTCTGCGGAAAAATGTTTTTACTGTCCGGGTAAAACTGCTAATTCGTCACCTTACAAGCTTGAATTACTTAAGTTGCAGGATATTAAACTGAATAAAGACAGCAATATTCTCAGAAGTGCTAACTATGTAACCAGGAGTATCAGTATTTTTGTTCCCCGGTCACAAAAAGCCCTGGTCATTCATACCCTGACGGTTCTTATAAAAGTGCTTTGTATAACAGGTTGTTTAGTTTTTCTGAATTTTCCAAGCCTTGTATGGCGACTGATTGCCGGATTTGCAGGAGCAGCTTTTCTATCCGGGATACTACTGACAGCTTTCAGTACCAGGTCGAATATAAGCTATCTTTATAATACCGGCTTTTTTATCAGAATTTCCATTTGGCTTACAGCCATCTGTTTGGCTTCCAGGTTCAATATCGATCCGCTGAGAATTTATACTACCGATGCAATCCATTTCATCATTGCAGTTATACTGATGTGTGATTGCCTGGTTATGCAGCTGATCAATGTTGTATTGGGCAAATCAGCATCCTATCCGGTTTCATATCAGCCCCCTGAAATCATTCAGAAATTCAATGAAGGATACAGGGCATACAACGATATACCCCTGATATCTATCATGTACCCAGTTTTTAAGTGGATCTTCGGCTAA
- a CDS encoding glycoside hydrolase family 127 protein — MKALFSGSLLFAILFSVSLTIGCNKEKQTAKKDYPIIPVPFTSVQVNDQFWAPRLKINHEVTIPIALDQCYKTGRVNNFLFAARIRQGNFCTQFPFDDSDIYKIIEGASYSLQTFPDSLLEARIDTLIYYIGKAQEPDGYLYTNRTIDSTHLHPWAGKKRWEGDPTGSHELYNLGHLYEAAVAHYQATGKRTLLDIAIKSADLLVKDFGPGKLAYEPGHQVVEMGLVKMYRVTGKKEYLDLAKYFLDIRGKGTEYSQDHIKVTEQTKAVGHAVRAMYMYSGMADVAAMTGDSSYVKALDKIWSDLISTKFYITGGIGAEAGHEGFGPAYELPNLTAYNETCASIGEVYWNSRMFLLKGESSYYDVLERVLYNGLISGISLSGDHFFYPNPLESDGKYERSEWFGCACCPSNLCRFIPSVPGYVYAHTTDRIYVNLFIGSNAEIELDGNTVNIEQKTSYPWDGKVDFEISPEESEKLELALRIPGWARNQPVPGNLYEFTSPDSSKIELTVNGSPVKYVIQKGYAIVARRWKTGDVLSLTLPMPVRYVRANSQVIADAGRVAIERGPLVYCAESADYPDGKIPEIISSQNMKPEFVPGVLSGISEIKTNEFTAIPYYAWANRGPQKMMVWFKQ; from the coding sequence ATGAAAGCACTATTTTCAGGATCATTATTGTTTGCCATACTTTTCAGTGTGAGCTTAACCATAGGATGTAACAAAGAAAAGCAAACCGCTAAGAAAGACTATCCTATCATTCCGGTTCCCTTTACTTCGGTGCAGGTTAATGACCAATTCTGGGCTCCCCGGTTGAAGATCAATCATGAGGTGACTATTCCCATTGCCCTCGACCAGTGCTATAAAACCGGCAGGGTGAATAATTTCCTGTTTGCAGCCCGTATCCGCCAGGGTAACTTTTGCACGCAGTTTCCTTTTGATGATTCGGATATCTATAAAATTATCGAAGGTGCCAGTTATTCTCTTCAAACATTCCCGGACTCCCTTTTGGAAGCAAGAATCGATACCCTGATTTATTATATCGGCAAAGCGCAGGAACCGGACGGCTATTTGTATACAAACCGCACAATTGATTCTACTCATCTTCATCCGTGGGCAGGTAAGAAAAGATGGGAAGGTGATCCTACGGGCAGCCATGAATTATATAATCTCGGACACCTTTATGAGGCAGCTGTTGCGCATTACCAGGCTACCGGTAAAAGAACTCTTCTTGATATAGCCATTAAAAGTGCTGACCTGCTGGTTAAGGATTTCGGACCGGGAAAGCTTGCTTATGAACCTGGTCACCAGGTAGTTGAAATGGGACTGGTTAAAATGTACCGTGTCACCGGGAAAAAGGAATATCTCGACCTGGCAAAGTATTTTCTTGATATAAGAGGAAAAGGAACCGAATACAGCCAGGATCATATTAAGGTTACAGAGCAGACGAAGGCAGTTGGTCATGCCGTTAGGGCCATGTACATGTATTCAGGTATGGCTGATGTGGCTGCCATGACAGGAGATTCCTCGTATGTTAAAGCACTGGATAAAATATGGAGCGATCTGATTTCGACAAAATTCTATATCACTGGCGGAATCGGTGCAGAAGCAGGTCACGAAGGTTTCGGTCCGGCCTATGAATTACCCAATCTCACGGCTTATAATGAAACTTGTGCTTCAATAGGCGAGGTGTACTGGAATTCAAGAATGTTCTTACTTAAAGGTGAGTCTTCTTATTATGATGTCCTTGAGAGGGTGCTTTACAACGGACTTATTTCCGGTATTTCACTGAGCGGAGATCATTTCTTTTATCCCAATCCTCTTGAATCGGATGGAAAGTATGAACGCAGCGAATGGTTTGGCTGTGCTTGCTGTCCCAGTAATCTTTGCCGCTTTATACCGTCCGTTCCCGGCTATGTATATGCACATACAACTGACAGGATTTATGTGAATCTTTTCATAGGAAGCAATGCCGAAATCGAACTCGATGGAAACACCGTGAATATTGAGCAAAAAACTTCCTATCCATGGGATGGCAAAGTAGATTTTGAAATTTCACCTGAAGAAAGTGAAAAACTCGAACTGGCTTTAAGAATTCCCGGCTGGGCCAGGAATCAACCCGTACCCGGTAATTTATATGAATTCACTTCTCCCGATTCATCAAAAATTGAACTTACTGTGAATGGGAGCCCGGTAAAATACGTGATTCAAAAAGGTTACGCCATAGTAGCCCGGCGCTGGAAAACCGGTGATGTGCTTTCACTTACCCTGCCGATGCCTGTCAGGTATGTCAGGGCTAATTCGCAGGTTATTGCGGATGCAGGCAGAGTGGCAATTGAAAGAGGTCCGCTTGTATATTGTGCCGAAAGCGCTGATTACCCGGATGGAAAAATACCGGAAATCATTTCTTCACAGAACATGAAACCCGAATTTGTTCCCGGCGTTTTATCCGGTATTTCAGAAATCAAAACAAATGAATTCACGGCCATTCCTTACTATGCATGGGCTAACAGGGGTCCGCAGAAAATGATGGTATGGTTTAAGCAATGA
- a CDS encoding NIPSNAP family protein: MKRRSFIKSSALLAGSAAVTIPATAAMNAGINQKCIYEWRVYHLSRTGNAKGQLMDFFKEALIPFLNKRNCSLAAFNDYSLEEPAKLYVLISYPDSKAYFDFRAEMMTDNDFLVASKKYNSLPASGALYNRYETFVLEAFDRYPNVVFQNDKKGLFELRLYESASEDAGRRKIKMFNSEEIDLFLKVGLDPVFFGKIIGGQYMPALLYMVGFKDMADRDATWGVFGGHPDWKAMSSKPEYADTVSNIQRIFLTLEIV; the protein is encoded by the coding sequence ATGAAAAGAAGATCATTTATTAAAAGTTCGGCTTTGTTAGCCGGAAGTGCCGCAGTCACTATTCCTGCAACAGCTGCCATGAATGCCGGTATAAATCAAAAATGCATTTACGAGTGGAGAGTTTACCATCTCTCACGCACCGGAAATGCAAAAGGCCAATTGATGGACTTCTTTAAAGAAGCTCTGATCCCCTTTCTGAATAAGAGGAATTGTTCCTTAGCGGCTTTTAATGATTACAGTCTTGAGGAGCCGGCTAAACTTTACGTGTTAATCTCCTACCCTGATTCAAAAGCATATTTTGATTTTCGTGCGGAGATGATGACGGACAATGATTTTCTTGTTGCTTCAAAAAAGTATAACAGCTTACCGGCATCCGGAGCCTTGTATAACCGGTATGAAACCTTCGTGCTGGAGGCATTCGACAGGTATCCGAATGTTGTTTTTCAAAATGACAAAAAGGGATTGTTTGAACTGAGGCTTTATGAAAGTGCCAGTGAAGATGCCGGAAGAAGAAAAATTAAAATGTTCAATTCCGAGGAAATCGACCTGTTTCTGAAGGTGGGATTAGATCCTGTATTTTTTGGAAAAATAATTGGGGGCCAGTACATGCCGGCTTTGCTGTATATGGTAGGATTTAAGGATATGGCCGACCGTGATGCAACCTGGGGCGTTTTTGGAGGTCATCCCGATTGGAAAGCCATGAGCAGCAAACCGGAATATGCCGACACGGTGAGCAATATCCAGAGGATTTTTCTGACGCTGGAGATAGTTTGA
- the aat gene encoding leucyl/phenylalanyl-tRNA--protein transferase, which yields MPFTYQFPDPATADHDGLLAVGGDLSQESLITAYSQGIFPWFTENSPILWWSPDPRMVLFPSKFILTDSLRQSIKNSGFTVRIDSDFASVIEHCEKAPRKGQDGTWITKEMKQAYINLHKKGLAHSFETWHNDELAGGLYGVSLGRAFFGESMFYLKRDASKFALYALTQWCLSHEFHFIDAQQSTSHLKSLGAEDIPRHLFLKLLKEALKFETIANNWNISSLRGA from the coding sequence ATGCCCTTTACTTACCAGTTTCCGGATCCGGCCACCGCTGATCACGATGGTTTGCTGGCTGTGGGAGGCGATTTAAGCCAGGAATCGCTTATTACGGCCTATTCACAAGGAATTTTCCCGTGGTTCACTGAAAACTCACCCATCCTTTGGTGGTCACCCGATCCCCGGATGGTATTGTTTCCTTCTAAATTTATACTGACTGACAGTCTGCGGCAGTCGATTAAAAATTCAGGTTTTACTGTGAGAATTGATTCTGATTTTGCTTCAGTGATTGAGCATTGTGAAAAGGCACCAAGAAAAGGCCAGGACGGTACCTGGATTACAAAAGAAATGAAACAGGCCTATATCAATTTACATAAAAAGGGATTGGCTCACTCATTCGAAACCTGGCATAATGATGAACTGGCAGGTGGGCTTTACGGTGTTTCATTGGGGAGGGCCTTTTTTGGTGAATCGATGTTTTACCTGAAACGGGATGCTTCAAAGTTTGCCCTTTATGCCCTCACGCAATGGTGTCTGAGCCATGAATTCCATTTTATCGATGCACAGCAATCCACATCGCATCTTAAATCATTAGGCGCCGAGGATATTCCCCGGCACCTGTTTCTCAAATTGCTTAAAGAAGCGCTGAAGTTTGAGACGATTGCAAATAATTGGAACATATCGTCATTGCGAGGAGCGTAA